The following coding sequences lie in one Micropterus dolomieu isolate WLL.071019.BEF.003 ecotype Adirondacks linkage group LG15, ASM2129224v1, whole genome shotgun sequence genomic window:
- the b3galnt2 gene encoding UDP-GalNAc:beta-1,3-N-acetylgalactosaminyltransferase 2 isoform X1, whose translation MRRLALILLPCAVAVLVHLWLAQRPSSTPLDNNIHTDEALPFCEVLVGVLSARHHYELRQAIRETWLGYLRDHPHFQHRVGVKFIVGEHGCPIPEEDREDPYSCSLLNFTEPGAGQDAEIEIVTLSDPSTLAPSDVSAIALDFKVLHPVVITRLGVFTSGTRPELQSNVTVKLLQLDQEEAVVTARFSAISTGTMVNGVWYKPVEQFILPKGFEGTLVWKNLDSAGLTTVNSSSVQLNDGGGVLKISSIAEGILPHRSALGFPGLAGGFTFTIYDGDGLTGLLRGRPARMEHHASRLREEDAALQRESLRHGDIVFVDVVDTYRNVPSKLLQFYKWSVGNADFNLLLKTDDDCYIDVDSVLMKIDHKGLKRSNFWWGNFRQSWAVDRIGKWQELEYASPAYPAFACGSGYVVSRDLVQWLASNADKLKAYQGEDVSMGIWMAAVGPQKYQDPGWLCEKECYLDMLSSPQHTAEELHILWDRKRACGDPCGCPWDH comes from the exons ATGCGGAGGCTAGCGCTCATTCTGCTGCCCTGTGCTGTCGCCGTCCTGGTGCACTTGTGGTTGGCACAACGACCCTCCTCCACCCCGCTGGACAACAACATACACACGG ATGAAGCTCTACCTTTCTGTGAAGTTTTGGTGGGAGTGCTGTCAGCGAGACATCATTATGAACTGCGACAAGCGATAAGAGAGACCTGGCTGGGCTACCTCCGAGATCACCCCCACTTCCAGCACAG AGTGGGGGTGAAGTTTATTGTGGGTGAACATGGGTGTCCCATTCCAGAGGAGGACCGAGAGGATCCGTACTCCTGCTCCCTCCTAAACTTCACTGAgccag GGGCAGGCCAGGATGCAGAGATAGAGATTGTAACGTTGTCTGACCCCTCGACGCTCGCTCCCTCGGACGTGTCGGCCATCGCCCTGGATTTCAAGGTCCTCCACCCTGTGGTGATCACCAGGCTGGGGGTGTTTACCAGCGGGACCCGGCCGGAGCTTCAGAGCAATGTGACGGTGAAGCTTCTCCAGCTGGACCAGGAG GAGGCTGTGGTCACTGCTCGCTTCAGTGCCATCAGTACAGGGACCATGGTGAACGGGGTGTGGTACAAACCAGTGGAACAGTTCATCTTGCCTAAG GGTTTTGAGGGGACGCTGGTTTGGAAGAATTTGGACTCTGCTGGTCTGACCACAGTCAACTCTTCCTCTGTGCAGCTCAATGATGGAGGAGGTGTCCTCAAGATCTCCTCC ATCGCAGAGGGCATATTGCCTCATAGAAGTGCGCTTGGATTTCCCGGTTTGGCTGGAGGGTTCACATTTACTATCTATG ATGGAGACGGCCTGACGGGGCTCCTGCGAGGCCGCCCTGCCAGGATGGAGCACCATGCCTCCAGGCTGAGGGAGGAGGACGCCGCCTTGCAACGGGAGAGCCTCAGGCACGGCGACATTGTGTTCGTAGACGTGGTAGATACCTACAGGAACGTGCCTTCCAAACTGCTTCAGTTCTATAAATG GTCTGTGGGAAACGCTGACTTTAATCTGCTGCTGAAGACTGATGATGATTGTTACATCGACGTGGACTCAGTATTAATGAAGATTGACCACAAGGGTCTAAAGCGTAGCAATTTCTGGTGGGGGAA TTTCAGGCAGAGCTGGGCGGTGGACCGCATTGGGAAGTGGCAGGAGCTGGAGTACGCTAGTCCAGCCTACCCAGCGTTCGCCTGTGGCTCAGGCTATGTGGTCTCTCGTGACCTTGTCCAGTGGCTCGCCAGTAATGCAGATAAACTGAAGGCCTACCAG GGAGAAGATGTGAGCATGGGGATATGGATGGCAGCTGTTGGACCACAGAAATATCag GACCCCGGCTGGCTGTGTGAGAAAGAGTGCTACCTGGACATGCTGTCGTCCCCCCAACACACAGCTGAGGAGCTGCACATCCTCTGGGACAGGAAGAGGGCCTGTGGAGACCCCTGCGGTTGTCCCTGGGACCACTAA
- the b3galnt2 gene encoding UDP-GalNAc:beta-1,3-N-acetylgalactosaminyltransferase 2 isoform X2: MRRLALILLPCAVAVLVHLWLAQRPSSTPLDNNIHTDEALPFCEVLVGVLSARHHYELRQAIRETWLGYLRDHPHFQHRVGVKFIVGEHGCPIPEEDREDPYSCSLLNFTEPGAGQDAEIEIVTLSDPSTLAPSDVSAIALDFKVLHPVVITRLGVFTSGTRPELQSNVTVKLLQLDQEEAVVTARFSAISTGTMVNGVWYKPVEQFILPKGFEGTLVWKNLDSAGLTTVNSSSVQLNDGGGVLKISSIAEGILPHRSALGFPGLAGGFTFTIYDGDGLTGLLRGRPARMEHHASRLREEDAALQRESLRHGDIVFVDVVDTYRNVPSKLLQFYKCFRQSWAVDRIGKWQELEYASPAYPAFACGSGYVVSRDLVQWLASNADKLKAYQGEDVSMGIWMAAVGPQKYQDPGWLCEKECYLDMLSSPQHTAEELHILWDRKRACGDPCGCPWDH, from the exons ATGCGGAGGCTAGCGCTCATTCTGCTGCCCTGTGCTGTCGCCGTCCTGGTGCACTTGTGGTTGGCACAACGACCCTCCTCCACCCCGCTGGACAACAACATACACACGG ATGAAGCTCTACCTTTCTGTGAAGTTTTGGTGGGAGTGCTGTCAGCGAGACATCATTATGAACTGCGACAAGCGATAAGAGAGACCTGGCTGGGCTACCTCCGAGATCACCCCCACTTCCAGCACAG AGTGGGGGTGAAGTTTATTGTGGGTGAACATGGGTGTCCCATTCCAGAGGAGGACCGAGAGGATCCGTACTCCTGCTCCCTCCTAAACTTCACTGAgccag GGGCAGGCCAGGATGCAGAGATAGAGATTGTAACGTTGTCTGACCCCTCGACGCTCGCTCCCTCGGACGTGTCGGCCATCGCCCTGGATTTCAAGGTCCTCCACCCTGTGGTGATCACCAGGCTGGGGGTGTTTACCAGCGGGACCCGGCCGGAGCTTCAGAGCAATGTGACGGTGAAGCTTCTCCAGCTGGACCAGGAG GAGGCTGTGGTCACTGCTCGCTTCAGTGCCATCAGTACAGGGACCATGGTGAACGGGGTGTGGTACAAACCAGTGGAACAGTTCATCTTGCCTAAG GGTTTTGAGGGGACGCTGGTTTGGAAGAATTTGGACTCTGCTGGTCTGACCACAGTCAACTCTTCCTCTGTGCAGCTCAATGATGGAGGAGGTGTCCTCAAGATCTCCTCC ATCGCAGAGGGCATATTGCCTCATAGAAGTGCGCTTGGATTTCCCGGTTTGGCTGGAGGGTTCACATTTACTATCTATG ATGGAGACGGCCTGACGGGGCTCCTGCGAGGCCGCCCTGCCAGGATGGAGCACCATGCCTCCAGGCTGAGGGAGGAGGACGCCGCCTTGCAACGGGAGAGCCTCAGGCACGGCGACATTGTGTTCGTAGACGTGGTAGATACCTACAGGAACGTGCCTTCCAAACTGCTTCAGTTCTATAAATG TTTCAGGCAGAGCTGGGCGGTGGACCGCATTGGGAAGTGGCAGGAGCTGGAGTACGCTAGTCCAGCCTACCCAGCGTTCGCCTGTGGCTCAGGCTATGTGGTCTCTCGTGACCTTGTCCAGTGGCTCGCCAGTAATGCAGATAAACTGAAGGCCTACCAG GGAGAAGATGTGAGCATGGGGATATGGATGGCAGCTGTTGGACCACAGAAATATCag GACCCCGGCTGGCTGTGTGAGAAAGAGTGCTACCTGGACATGCTGTCGTCCCCCCAACACACAGCTGAGGAGCTGCACATCCTCTGGGACAGGAAGAGGGCCTGTGGAGACCCCTGCGGTTGTCCCTGGGACCACTAA
- the ggps1 gene encoding geranylgeranyl pyrophosphate synthase → MLHNASLLIDDIEDSSKLRRGFPVAHSIYGIPSVINSANYVYFLGLEKVLTLDHPEAVQVFTQQLLELHRGQGLDIHWRDTYTCPTEQEYRNMVLQKTGGLFGLAVGLMQLFSDWKQDLKPLLDTLGLFFQIRDDYANLSSHEYSENKSFCEDLTEGKFSFPTIHAIWSRPESTQVQNILRQRTENMDIKRYCVDYLEKVGSFAYTRQTLRDLEVEAYRLIGELGGNPQLESLVKHLSQMHHEAEATAESRTEPRHSHSP, encoded by the coding sequence ATGCTGCACAACGCCAGCTTGCTCATAGACGACATCGAGGACAGCTCCAAGTTGCGGCGAGGCTTCCCCGTTGCCCACAGCATCTATGGCATTCCCTCCGTCATCAACTCGGCCAACTACGTCTACTTTTTGGGGTTGGAGAAGGTGCTGACCCTGGATCACCCTGAGGCTGTCCAAGTGTTTACCcagcagctgctggagctgcACCGTGGTCAGGGCCTGGACATCCACTGGAGGGACACCTACACCTGTCCCACAGAGCAGGAGTATCGCAACATGGTGCTGCAGAAAACTGGAGGGCTCTTTGGCCTGGCCGtgggcctgatgcagctctTCTCGGATTGGAAACAGGACCTGAAACCCCTCCTGGACACGCTGGGCCTCTTCTTCCAGATCCGTGACGACTACGCCAACCTCAGCTCTCACGAGTACAGCGAGAATAAGAGCTTCTGTGAGGACCTGACCGAGGGCAAGTTCTCTTTTCCCACCATTCATGCCATATGGTCGCGTCCGGAGAGCACCCAGGTGCAGAACATCCTGAGGCAGCGCACAGAGAACATGGACATCAAACGATACTGTGTGGACTACCTGGAGAAGGTAGGCTCGTTTGCCTACACCCGTCAGACTCTGCGGGACCTGGAAGTGGAGGCCTACCGCCTCATCGGGGAGCTTGGGGGAAACCCTCAACTGGAAAGCCTTGTCAAACACCTCAGCCAAATGCACCACGAGGCTGAGGCCACAGCAGAGTCCCGTACTGAGCCACGCCACAGCCACAGCCCCTGA